The proteins below come from a single Chryseobacterium sp. MA9 genomic window:
- a CDS encoding alpha-L-arabinofuranosidase C-terminal domain-containing protein — MTTKNKIFSIAISLSAAFFSAQSNTIRTYNLDLKETPAPVKIQPTMYGIFFEDINFAADGGLYAELIKNRSFEFDEPFTGWKQPNTKTLSPNLDSGFLTIYSDPSKTNKNYARITVFNDKNYILENEGFRGIGLHQGEQYDFSFDLENVSGNIAAVNASLVDENGKEISSVSTLIKGKGWQKYTAVFKSPQTVEKAKLRITFTGNGIVNMDMISLFPQDTWKGRKGGLRKDLVQKLYDLQPGFLRFPGGCIVEGRTLAERYQWKKTIGNVADRKYLINKWSTGFPHRLTPDYGQSFGLGFYEYFQLSEDLGAEPVPILSCGMACQFNTAELVKMEDLDPYVQDALDLIEFANGDSGTKWGRIRTEMGHPKPFNLKFIGVGNEQWGADYIERYKVFEKAIHAKYPDIKIISGSGPSPDGEFFEYGWKELKQLNAQIVDEHYYNSPEWFMKNAGRYDHYDRSGPKVFAGEYAAQSVGVVKPDNKNNWLTALSEAAFMTGLERNADVVYMTSYAPLFAHVDGWQWTPDLIWFNNLKSYATPNYYIQKLFSNNKGTDLLKIESNGKAVSGQEKLYATAVKDVKTHEIIIKMINTDTQAKMVNINPGTLKIGKKVTQILLSAPQLSSENNFDAEPVKPKEENSEAKKGKISTEIPANSLVILKVKII, encoded by the coding sequence ATGACAACAAAAAATAAAATATTCTCAATCGCGATTTCTCTGAGTGCTGCTTTTTTTTCGGCTCAGAGTAATACGATCCGTACTTATAACCTGGATCTGAAAGAAACTCCTGCACCTGTTAAAATACAACCCACCATGTATGGGATTTTCTTTGAAGACATCAATTTTGCAGCAGATGGCGGATTGTATGCGGAACTGATTAAAAACCGGAGCTTTGAATTTGACGAACCATTTACAGGCTGGAAACAGCCTAACACAAAAACACTTTCTCCTAATCTGGATTCCGGGTTTCTGACCATTTATTCTGACCCTTCCAAGACCAATAAAAATTACGCACGAATTACCGTTTTCAATGATAAAAATTACATTCTGGAAAATGAAGGATTCAGGGGAATAGGGCTTCATCAGGGAGAACAATATGATTTCAGTTTTGACCTGGAGAATGTTTCAGGAAATATTGCTGCGGTAAATGCAAGTCTTGTTGATGAAAATGGAAAGGAAATTTCTTCAGTTTCCACGCTCATAAAAGGAAAGGGATGGCAGAAATATACAGCCGTTTTTAAATCACCACAAACTGTAGAAAAAGCAAAACTGCGAATTACATTTACCGGAAACGGCATCGTGAACATGGATATGATCTCCCTCTTCCCTCAAGATACCTGGAAAGGCAGAAAAGGAGGCTTACGAAAAGATCTCGTTCAGAAACTATATGATTTGCAGCCCGGATTTTTGAGGTTTCCGGGTGGCTGTATTGTAGAAGGTAGAACTTTGGCAGAACGCTATCAGTGGAAAAAAACAATAGGAAATGTGGCAGACCGTAAATATCTTATCAATAAATGGAGTACAGGATTTCCGCATCGTCTTACACCGGATTACGGACAGTCTTTCGGGCTGGGATTTTATGAATATTTCCAGCTTTCCGAAGATCTGGGTGCAGAACCGGTTCCTATTCTGAGTTGTGGTATGGCATGCCAGTTCAACACAGCAGAACTGGTCAAAATGGAAGACCTCGATCCTTATGTTCAGGATGCTTTGGATCTGATTGAATTTGCCAACGGAGATTCCGGAACAAAATGGGGGAGAATCCGTACTGAAATGGGGCATCCAAAGCCTTTTAATTTAAAATTTATCGGAGTGGGAAATGAACAGTGGGGAGCAGATTATATCGAACGCTATAAAGTATTTGAAAAAGCCATTCATGCAAAATATCCTGACATTAAGATCATCTCCGGAAGCGGACCGTCACCCGATGGCGAGTTCTTCGAATATGGCTGGAAAGAACTGAAGCAGCTTAATGCGCAGATTGTAGATGAGCATTATTACAATTCTCCCGAATGGTTTATGAAAAATGCAGGCAGATATGATCACTATGACCGTTCCGGACCAAAAGTGTTCGCCGGAGAATACGCTGCCCAATCAGTAGGAGTGGTAAAACCTGATAATAAAAATAACTGGCTGACAGCCCTTTCAGAAGCCGCTTTCATGACCGGACTTGAAAGAAATGCAGATGTGGTCTATATGACTTCCTACGCACCGCTTTTTGCCCATGTTGATGGCTGGCAGTGGACGCCCGATCTCATCTGGTTCAATAATTTGAAATCCTACGCCACTCCCAATTATTATATTCAGAAATTATTCTCCAACAATAAAGGAACAGATTTACTGAAAATAGAAAGTAACGGAAAAGCTGTGTCCGGCCAGGAGAAGTTATATGCTACAGCAGTAAAGGATGTTAAAACTCATGAGATCATTATTAAAATGATCAATACTGATACTCAGGCAAAAATGGTAAATATCAACCCCGGAACTCTGAAAATTGGTAAAAAAGTGACCCAAATTCTTCTGTCTGCCCCACAGCTTTCCAGTGAAAATAATTTCGATGCTGAACCTGTGAAACCCAAAGAGGAGAATTCAGAAGCTAAAAAAGGTAAAATTTCAACAGAGATTCCAGCCAATTCTCTGGTTATTTTAAAGGTGAAAATAATTTAA
- a CDS encoding glycosyl hydrolase 115 family protein: MNFTKNISLFLTLLFIFFVKAAEPFISFAKTENSVVLKERNSGLMLFSDSDSDKGILRAVANLQSDFQKVTGVQPHLISQNPGVNGMIIIIGEAGKSKAIDDLIRQKKLDGKILTGKREKYIIQNVSNPFPGVSEAIVIAGSDKRGTIYGIYEMSQQIGVSPWYYWADVPVPAKENLYFKKGMYTDGEPAVEYRGIFLNDEEPSLGGWARATFGGVNSKFYEKVFELILRLKGNYIWPAMWGKAFYDDDALSGPLANEMGIVMGTSHHEPMALAQTDWHRYIKKNNLLNVWDYSKNAEVLQKFWKSGIERSKNWEKLVTVGMRGDGDEAMGEGTNISLLEKIVKDQRKIIADVTGKKAEKTPQVWALYKEVQDYYDKGMRVPDDVILLFCDDNWGNVRKLPDLSKPLHKGGYGIYYHFDYVGGPRNSKWINISPIQRVWEQMNLSYEHKVDKLWVVNVGDLKPMEFPISFFLEMAWNPKQFNTKNLFEYTEKWVAQQFGDKHAREIAGMINLYAKYNRRVTPETLDSKTYSLQNYNEFETVLNDYRELAIEALRLKEQIPAEYQDAYYQLVLYPIDACSNLYEMYYAVAKNRKLAAQYDLKANYYADKVKECFERNAYLDHKYNNVIAGGKWQHMMDQMRIGYKTWADGKENIMPEVTYVYNDNASKEKIFQEKNGYVSIEAENFARMSNSDRIHWEVIPDFGKTKSGVTTFPQNAYPKSDENIWLEYDINFESKGEFEVQLLLAPTLNFNHNKGLRYEISFDNETPQIVNFNGHYKGELGKWQSEHIIKSVTKHLIQKAGKYTLRFRVLEPGIVLEKILINTGGLKPSYLGAPESEMLTK; this comes from the coding sequence ATGAATTTTACAAAAAACATTTCGCTGTTTCTTACGTTGTTGTTTATATTTTTTGTAAAAGCAGCCGAACCATTTATTTCTTTTGCCAAAACAGAAAATTCGGTGGTATTGAAAGAGCGCAATTCAGGTTTGATGCTTTTTTCAGACAGTGATTCGGATAAAGGAATTCTGCGTGCTGTTGCGAATCTTCAATCTGATTTTCAAAAAGTAACCGGTGTTCAGCCTCATCTTATTTCCCAAAACCCTGGAGTGAACGGAATGATCATTATTATTGGGGAAGCAGGTAAAAGCAAAGCCATTGATGATTTAATCAGGCAAAAAAAGCTGGATGGAAAAATATTAACAGGGAAAAGAGAAAAATATATCATTCAGAATGTCAGTAATCCTTTTCCGGGAGTTTCTGAAGCCATCGTGATTGCAGGAAGTGATAAAAGGGGAACGATTTATGGAATTTATGAAATGTCCCAGCAGATAGGTGTTTCACCATGGTATTATTGGGCAGATGTTCCGGTTCCGGCAAAAGAAAATTTATATTTCAAAAAAGGAATGTATACCGATGGTGAGCCTGCTGTAGAATACCGTGGTATTTTCCTTAATGACGAGGAACCTTCGCTTGGAGGATGGGCCAGAGCAACATTTGGCGGAGTAAACAGTAAATTCTACGAAAAAGTTTTTGAGCTGATCCTGCGTCTTAAAGGAAACTATATCTGGCCGGCAATGTGGGGAAAAGCTTTTTATGACGATGATGCTCTGAGCGGGCCGTTAGCGAATGAAATGGGTATTGTCATGGGAACTTCTCACCATGAACCTATGGCTTTGGCACAGACCGACTGGCACAGGTATATCAAAAAAAATAATCTGCTGAATGTCTGGGATTACTCTAAAAATGCTGAAGTTTTACAGAAATTCTGGAAATCCGGAATAGAAAGAAGCAAAAACTGGGAAAAGCTCGTTACAGTAGGAATGCGGGGTGATGGTGATGAAGCAATGGGAGAGGGAACCAATATTTCTCTGCTGGAGAAAATCGTAAAAGACCAGCGTAAAATCATTGCTGATGTTACGGGGAAAAAGGCTGAGAAAACGCCCCAGGTCTGGGCATTGTATAAAGAAGTTCAGGACTACTATGATAAAGGAATGAGGGTTCCGGATGATGTGATCCTGCTGTTCTGTGATGATAACTGGGGAAATGTAAGAAAGCTTCCGGACCTTTCAAAACCTTTGCATAAAGGAGGCTATGGAATCTATTACCACTTTGATTATGTAGGCGGCCCGAGAAACTCCAAATGGATTAACATCAGTCCCATCCAGAGAGTCTGGGAACAGATGAATCTTTCCTATGAACATAAAGTAGATAAGCTTTGGGTAGTGAATGTTGGAGATTTAAAACCTATGGAGTTTCCGATCAGTTTTTTCCTGGAAATGGCTTGGAATCCAAAGCAGTTTAACACTAAAAATCTTTTCGAGTATACCGAAAAATGGGTTGCCCAGCAGTTTGGAGATAAACACGCAAGAGAAATTGCAGGGATGATTAATCTGTATGCCAAATACAACAGAAGAGTAACGCCTGAAACCCTTGACAGTAAAACGTACAGCCTTCAGAATTACAATGAATTTGAAACGGTTTTAAATGATTACAGAGAATTGGCCATAGAAGCTTTACGGTTAAAAGAACAGATTCCTGCCGAATATCAGGATGCTTATTATCAGTTGGTTCTGTACCCGATTGATGCATGCAGTAATTTGTATGAAATGTACTATGCCGTAGCAAAAAACAGGAAACTGGCAGCTCAATATGACTTAAAAGCAAATTATTACGCAGATAAGGTAAAAGAGTGTTTTGAGAGAAATGCTTATCTGGATCATAAATACAATAATGTGATTGCCGGTGGGAAGTGGCAGCACATGATGGACCAGATGAGAATAGGATACAAAACATGGGCAGACGGAAAGGAAAACATAATGCCTGAAGTTACCTATGTTTACAATGATAATGCTTCGAAAGAAAAAATATTTCAGGAGAAAAACGGCTATGTTTCCATTGAAGCAGAAAATTTTGCAAGAATGAGCAATTCTGACCGAATCCATTGGGAAGTGATTCCTGATTTCGGAAAAACAAAGTCGGGAGTGACAACATTTCCGCAGAATGCATATCCTAAAAGCGATGAAAATATCTGGCTGGAATATGATATCAATTTTGAATCAAAAGGGGAGTTTGAAGTCCAATTATTATTAGCTCCGACTTTAAATTTTAATCATAATAAAGGACTCCGCTACGAAATTTCTTTTGACAACGAAACTCCGCAAATTGTCAACTTCAATGGCCATTACAAAGGGGAATTGGGAAAATGGCAGTCCGAACATATTATTAAATCCGTAACAAAGCATTTGATTCAAAAGGCAGGAAAATATACTTTACGCTTCAGAGTGCTTGAACCTGGCATTGTCCTGGAAAAAATACTGATCAATACCGGAGGTTTAAAACCTTCTTATCTGGGCGCTCCCGAAAGTGAAATGTTAACTAAATAA
- a CDS encoding glycoside hydrolase family 3 C-terminal domain-containing protein, with protein MKRIVLTLYATLAAPLLFAQSHYKYPFRNPDLPVNERIENLLNLLTTEEKIGMMMDNSQAVPRLEIPAYGWWNEALHGVARAGTATVFPQAIGMAATWDVPEHFKTFEMISDEARAKYNRSFDEALKTGRYEGLTFWTPNINIFRDPRWGRGQETYGEDPYLTSVLGVAAVKGLQGNDPKYFKTHACAKHFAVHSGPEWNRHSYNAEISKRDLYETYLPAFKALVQEGNVREVMCAYNAFDGQPCCANNTLLTEILRGKWKYDGMVVSDCWALADFFQKKYHGTHPDEKTTAADALKHSTDLECGDTYNNLNKSLASGLITEKDIDESMRRILKGWFELGMLDPKSSVHWNKIPYSVVDSEEHKKQALKMAQKSIVLMKNEKNILPLSRSIKKIAVVGPNANDGLMQLGNYNGTPSSIVTILDGIKTKFPNAEIIYEKGSEVTDPSSRTSLYQNFISQKNGAKGMKVAFFNNNEFKGQPANISVNSTAISYNSFGGTQLAPNVGRENTSAIISGVFKSTYTGEVVFSASTSDIYTLFVDGKEIATRKGPDARHPSEFPVKMEKGKEYQIELRHTQKGKYVSISFEVYRKDPVNFASVREKVKNADVIVFAGGLSPSLEGEEMMVNAEGFRGGDKTSIALPKVQRDLLAELRKTGKPVVFVLCTGSALGLEQDEKNYDALLNAWYGGQSGGTAVADVLAGDYNPSGKLPITFYKNLAQLDNALSKTSKHEGFENYDMQGRTYRYMTEKPLYPFGHGLSYSKFAYGDSKLSKNTISTNENVMITIPVTNISDRDGEEVVQVYIKRNNNSQAPVKTLRAFERALIKFKETKNIQLILSKDSFAFYDAKADDLVSKPGDYTIFYGGTSDDTGLKSIPLKVK; from the coding sequence ATGAAAAGAATTGTATTAACCCTATATGCAACATTGGCGGCACCTTTATTATTCGCTCAGAGCCATTATAAATACCCGTTCAGGAATCCGGATCTCCCGGTTAATGAAAGAATAGAGAACCTTCTTAATTTACTCACAACGGAAGAAAAGATAGGAATGATGATGGATAACTCCCAGGCAGTTCCGCGCCTTGAAATTCCTGCCTACGGATGGTGGAATGAAGCACTTCACGGGGTGGCAAGAGCAGGAACAGCTACTGTTTTTCCACAGGCTATCGGGATGGCGGCCACATGGGATGTTCCGGAGCATTTTAAAACTTTTGAAATGATTTCTGATGAAGCACGGGCAAAATACAACAGATCTTTTGATGAGGCCTTAAAAACAGGGCGGTACGAAGGACTTACTTTCTGGACACCCAATATCAATATTTTTCGTGACCCAAGATGGGGAAGAGGCCAGGAAACCTATGGTGAAGACCCTTATCTTACCTCTGTTCTGGGCGTTGCTGCAGTAAAAGGTCTGCAGGGAAACGACCCAAAATATTTTAAAACCCACGCCTGTGCCAAACATTTTGCGGTACACAGCGGACCGGAATGGAACCGTCATTCCTATAACGCAGAAATTTCTAAAAGAGATCTGTATGAGACGTATCTTCCCGCTTTCAAAGCATTGGTTCAGGAAGGGAACGTAAGAGAAGTAATGTGTGCCTACAATGCTTTTGACGGCCAGCCATGTTGTGCCAATAATACTTTGCTTACTGAAATTCTCCGTGGAAAATGGAAGTATGACGGAATGGTGGTCTCAGACTGCTGGGCACTGGCTGATTTTTTTCAGAAAAAATACCATGGCACTCATCCTGACGAAAAAACAACCGCAGCAGATGCCCTGAAACATTCTACGGATCTGGAATGCGGAGATACCTATAACAATCTGAATAAATCTCTTGCAAGCGGACTGATTACCGAAAAGGATATTGATGAGTCGATGCGCCGAATCCTGAAAGGCTGGTTTGAGCTGGGAATGCTTGATCCGAAATCGTCTGTTCACTGGAACAAAATTCCTTATTCTGTAGTCGATTCTGAAGAACATAAAAAGCAGGCACTGAAAATGGCACAAAAGTCAATTGTGCTGATGAAAAACGAAAAGAATATTCTGCCTCTCAGCAGAAGTATTAAAAAAATTGCCGTTGTAGGACCAAATGCCAATGACGGATTGATGCAGTTAGGAAACTATAACGGAACCCCTTCTTCAATTGTCACGATTTTAGACGGAATCAAAACCAAATTTCCAAATGCTGAAATTATCTACGAAAAAGGAAGTGAAGTAACAGATCCTTCGTCCAGAACCTCACTCTATCAGAATTTCATCAGTCAGAAAAACGGCGCGAAAGGAATGAAAGTAGCGTTTTTTAATAACAATGAATTCAAAGGCCAGCCGGCAAACATTTCCGTAAATTCCACCGCCATCAGCTACAACAGCTTTGGAGGAACCCAGCTTGCGCCCAATGTAGGAAGAGAAAATACCTCAGCTATCATTTCAGGGGTTTTCAAAAGTACCTATACAGGAGAGGTTGTGTTTTCTGCTTCCACTTCTGATATTTATACTCTTTTTGTGGACGGGAAAGAAATCGCAACAAGAAAAGGCCCTGATGCAAGACATCCTTCGGAGTTTCCTGTAAAAATGGAAAAAGGAAAAGAATACCAGATAGAACTGCGTCATACACAAAAAGGAAAATATGTAAGCATCAGTTTTGAAGTGTATAGAAAAGACCCTGTTAATTTTGCTTCGGTGAGGGAAAAGGTGAAAAATGCAGACGTCATTGTCTTTGCAGGCGGACTTTCTCCAAGTCTGGAAGGTGAAGAGATGATGGTGAATGCAGAAGGCTTCAGAGGAGGTGACAAAACTTCGATAGCCCTTCCTAAAGTCCAGCGGGACCTGTTGGCGGAGCTTAGAAAAACCGGAAAACCTGTTGTTTTTGTTCTTTGTACCGGAAGCGCTCTGGGATTGGAACAGGATGAGAAAAATTATGATGCCCTGTTGAACGCCTGGTATGGCGGACAGTCCGGAGGAACGGCTGTAGCAGATGTTTTGGCAGGAGATTATAACCCTTCCGGAAAATTACCCATTACCTTTTACAAAAACCTTGCACAGCTGGATAACGCTCTTTCAAAGACAAGCAAGCACGAAGGATTTGAAAATTATGATATGCAGGGAAGAACGTACCGTTATATGACGGAAAAGCCTCTTTATCCGTTCGGGCATGGTTTGAGCTATTCAAAATTTGCTTACGGAGATTCAAAACTGAGCAAAAATACAATCAGTACCAATGAAAATGTGATGATCACAATTCCGGTCACCAATATTTCAGATAGAGACGGCGAAGAAGTAGTGCAGGTATATATCAAAAGAAATAATAATTCCCAGGCCCCGGTAAAAACGTTAAGAGCCTTTGAAAGAGCTTTAATCAAATTTAAAGAAACAAAAAATATTCAGCTAATCCTTTCCAAAGACTCATTTGCGTTCTACGATGCAAAAGCAGATGATCTGGTTTCAAAACCCGGTGACTATACCATTTTTTATGGTGGAACTTCTGATGATACGGGGTTAAAAAGTATTCCGTTAAAAGTAAAATAA
- a CDS encoding T9SS type A sorting domain-containing protein: protein MKKILSLVTIHSIALFCSLMLQGQLTTVKIDKNTAYQKIRGFGGFVCSPQFAYNHMSTAEIQNLWGASSEGGYNIMRLYIPENSSNWSSVLATAQLAKSMGLTIFASPWTMPAAWKTNNHVNAVYTDTNGVQQIGYLKPENYQDYALYLNSFVTYLQNNGVELDYISIQNEPDEMAQYQGCIWTPAQITTFIKNYGQLINCKVIAPESVGFTDNFASALLDPSAMANFEVYGGHQYGLMQSTYKQFQNYNKEIWQTEYLINWNSSSTQPARDFSWNTDAFTFAGSVNNALLGNINAWIHYSAKRYYGLMGDGTYGTTVGVMTKRGYILSHYAKYTTGKTRIEAKWDDKTGVLQGSSYISQDGNQVVLMVINPSQNSYSLKVDLPFYTTSGTKVLTNTQSNMVSTPISLSAATFRPTADISPSSVMTFVFNKSGDRPASLMTGGDIHYNKIETQTPTSAAFGTGFNISNTTVTFSNPSPLISNNMTAVNGYLQLNDRYNKLILHVNSYTTAGQSYSDNTTLYYINSQGITKSYNYGKINFPQGGNFDITLDISRQVLTDGCKGILGLRNSNYSSVLTINLGDVYFNVGNEIASKFGGTYSASDSYLMDALENGYYTSVDFRNAAGITSSNNWQPMSANTNSIYYVNSNVSSSANNVISGTACSNLVLSGQGMDFQVPFNFTANTASYSRTFNGYDVLILPFQANIPSGVTAYLMSPDASNINCTAISNGIIPANTPVIINATGNITFNGSGNVSTPKAITVNQMNGVYQSIKVPANAYVLKTENGVTGFYKVTAGSEPAIGSFKAYLTEENAYSANVLPLNFGSLSARNLPAEAKKESVKIYPNPVKADLFIDSDFSEAVANIFDGKGSVIRSGLKINSGKNNINIADFPAGIYFIEVTQKNNVVVKQKFVKE, encoded by the coding sequence ATGAAAAAAATTTTAAGTCTTGTTACCATTCATTCTATAGCTCTGTTTTGCAGTCTGATGCTGCAAGGCCAGCTTACTACAGTGAAAATTGATAAGAATACTGCTTATCAGAAAATCAGAGGATTCGGAGGATTTGTCTGCAGCCCTCAGTTTGCTTACAACCATATGTCTACAGCAGAAATTCAGAATCTCTGGGGGGCTTCCAGTGAAGGCGGATACAATATCATGAGGCTGTATATTCCCGAAAACAGTAGCAACTGGAGCTCCGTATTGGCTACAGCACAGCTTGCCAAATCAATGGGGCTTACCATTTTTGCTTCGCCATGGACAATGCCTGCAGCCTGGAAAACCAACAACCATGTAAATGCAGTGTACACCGATACCAATGGAGTACAGCAGATCGGATATTTAAAGCCGGAAAATTACCAGGATTATGCGCTTTATCTTAACAGCTTTGTTACCTATCTCCAGAACAACGGAGTAGAGCTTGATTATATCTCCATTCAAAATGAACCGGATGAAATGGCACAGTATCAGGGATGTATCTGGACTCCTGCGCAAATTACCACTTTCATCAAGAATTACGGACAGCTTATCAATTGTAAAGTGATTGCCCCGGAAAGTGTGGGATTTACGGATAATTTTGCCAGTGCTTTGCTGGATCCTTCGGCAATGGCCAATTTCGAAGTGTACGGCGGGCATCAATACGGGCTTATGCAGTCTACCTACAAACAATTCCAGAATTACAACAAAGAAATCTGGCAGACAGAATATCTGATCAACTGGAATTCTTCATCCACACAGCCGGCCCGTGATTTCAGCTGGAATACAGATGCATTTACTTTTGCAGGCAGTGTCAACAATGCATTACTGGGAAATATTAATGCATGGATCCATTACTCTGCCAAACGTTATTATGGCTTGATGGGTGACGGAACTTACGGAACTACCGTAGGCGTAATGACTAAAAGAGGCTATATCCTTTCACATTATGCCAAATATACAACTGGCAAAACAAGAATAGAAGCCAAATGGGATGACAAAACCGGAGTTTTACAGGGATCTTCCTATATTTCCCAGGATGGAAACCAGGTTGTTCTTATGGTCATCAACCCTTCTCAGAACTCCTATAGTTTAAAAGTTGATCTGCCTTTTTACACGACTTCAGGAACAAAAGTACTGACTAATACACAATCCAATATGGTGAGCACACCTATTTCTTTGAGTGCGGCAACATTCCGGCCTACTGCTGATATCAGCCCTTCCAGTGTTATGACTTTCGTTTTTAATAAAAGTGGTGACAGACCTGCTTCTCTCATGACAGGCGGAGATATTCATTATAATAAAATTGAAACACAAACTCCTACCAGTGCAGCTTTTGGTACAGGATTCAATATAAGCAATACAACGGTGACGTTCTCCAATCCAAGCCCCCTTATCAGTAATAATATGACTGCGGTTAACGGATATCTTCAGCTTAATGACAGGTACAATAAACTGATCCTGCATGTAAACAGCTATACAACGGCGGGACAAAGTTACTCAGACAATACAACTTTATACTATATTAACAGTCAGGGCATAACAAAATCATATAATTATGGCAAGATTAATTTTCCACAGGGAGGAAACTTCGATATTACATTAGATATTTCAAGACAGGTGCTTACAGACGGATGCAAAGGAATTTTAGGATTGAGAAATTCCAATTACAGCTCTGTGCTTACGATTAATCTGGGAGATGTTTATTTCAATGTGGGTAATGAAATTGCTTCTAAATTTGGAGGGACCTATTCCGCAAGCGACAGCTATCTGATGGATGCGCTGGAAAATGGCTACTACACTTCTGTAGACTTCAGAAATGCAGCAGGAATTACTTCCTCCAATAACTGGCAGCCTATGAGTGCTAACACTAATAGCATTTATTATGTGAATTCAAACGTAAGTTCATCTGCCAATAATGTGATTTCAGGTACAGCTTGTTCAAATCTTGTCCTTTCCGGCCAGGGTATGGATTTTCAGGTGCCGTTTAACTTCACAGCCAATACAGCTTCTTACAGCCGTACCTTTAATGGTTATGACGTGCTGATCTTGCCATTCCAGGCTAATATACCTTCCGGAGTTACTGCTTATCTGATGTCTCCGGATGCAAGTAATATCAACTGTACTGCAATTTCAAATGGAATCATTCCTGCAAATACTCCGGTAATCATTAATGCTACAGGAAATATTACTTTCAACGGTTCAGGAAATGTTTCCACGCCCAAAGCAATCACGGTCAATCAGATGAACGGTGTCTATCAGAGCATCAAGGTTCCGGCCAATGCCTATGTTTTAAAAACAGAAAACGGAGTAACAGGCTTCTATAAAGTAACTGCAGGAAGTGAACCTGCAATAGGATCTTTCAAAGCCTATCTTACAGAAGAGAATGCCTATTCAGCCAACGTTCTTCCTTTAAATTTTGGATCGTTAAGTGCCAGGAATCTTCCTGCTGAAGCCAAAAAAGAGAGTGTGAAAATATATCCTAATCCGGTAAAAGCAGATCTTTTTATTGATTCTGATTTTTCAGAAGCTGTTGCCAATATTTTTGATGGAAAAGGAAGTGTCATCAGATCCGGATTGAAAATAAATTCAGGAAAAAACAATATTAATATTGCAGATTTCCCGGCTGGTATTTACTTTATTGAGGTTACTCAAAAAAATAATGTAGTGGTGAAACAAAAATTTGTCAAAGAGTAA